The proteins below are encoded in one region of Apium graveolens cultivar Ventura chromosome 4, ASM990537v1, whole genome shotgun sequence:
- the LOC141717227 gene encoding uncharacterized protein LOC141717227, translating into MACFCFLVDQRRMLRRAKPVAGICSKCGCGAKVADMQVSTRFCNIPLYWETWKAIVCTYCGATLKSYK; encoded by the coding sequence ATGGCGTGTTTTTGCTTCTTGGTGGATCAGAGAAGGATGCTGAGGAGGGCGAAACCGGTGGCAGGGATATGTTCTAAGTGTGGTTGTGGTGCCAAAGTTGCAGACATGCAAGTCTCCACAAGATTTTGTAACATCCCGCTTTATTGGGAAACCTGGAAAGCTATTGTCTGTACTTACTGCGGAGCAACTCTCAAGTCTTACAAATGA
- the LOC141719848 gene encoding uncharacterized protein LOC141719848 — translation MSSLFLVIVLLFVSGIVQTKAYTSLYCDSLSRCSVKTVYFPEECPDSESNNRTEKVCRIDCVKPDCNSPGSACYDPRLIGGDGVVFYFHGKSNQHFSLVSDKNIQINARFIGHRPAGRTNFTWIQALGLLFDSHTFSVEAIKSAVWDNEIDHLKFSYDDKISGFSNCRGAMT, via the exons ATGTCAAGCCTTTTTTTAGTCATTGTGTTGCTATTTGTTTCAGGGATAGTTCAAACCAAAGCATATACTAGCCTCTATTGTGACTCCTTGTCTCGCTGCAGTGTGAAAACGGTGTATTTCCCCGAGGAATGTCCAGACAGCGAATCCAACAACCGCACAGAAAAAGTTTGTCGTATTGACT GTGTTAAACCAGACTGTAACAGCCCTGGATCAGCATGCTATGATCCCCGTTTAATCGGAGGAGATGGTGTGGTATTCTATTTCCACGGAAAGAGCAACCAGCATTTCAGCTTAGTCTCTGACAAAAACATCCAAATCAATGCTCGATTCATTGGCCACAGACCAGCTGGTCGAACCAACTTTACTTGGATTCAAGCCCTTGGCCTACTATTCGATTCTCACACTTTCTCCGTTGAGGCGATTAAATCTGCTGTATGGGACAACGAAATTGATCATTTGAAATTTTCTTATGATG ATAAGATATCAGGTTTTAGCAATTGTCGTGGAGCCATGACCTGA